CCCTAAACTCCCATAATCGGTGCGGATTCCTATGGGGAAGGCCTATATTGTTGACATCTTCCAGGCCTTGGTTCTGGACCTTGAGAAGGAGGCTGTGGAACTAGAGATAGCGATGCTTTTTAGGGTAAATGTATGTAGGtattgggggaaggggagggatcaATCGAAAAGAAATGGAAGTGGTGTAAAGttcatatttcactttttgctatcCCTATAGCGTCCAACTTGTGAGTTACTTACAGGCTGTAAAAGCTTCTCCAGtctaaaaatatctgaaaactaAACTTGAATTAACTCTTGATACAAATAGTACTTTGAAAATGCAGCATTTaaccttgttttaaaattttattctcaaagcatttttttccagccagtcacatttttaaaaggttgtaTTACTTTTAGTTAGAACTGAAAGGGCTCAACTAGCATTTGCTGTGACCAGTATGCGGAGTCTGTGTTGGCTTTCCAGAATTGACTTTTTGGGTTGTATTGGCAAATCACAGTCCTAAATGATGAATGTTGAATGATGCactatgtttttgtttaaatgaGATTTCCTGAAAATAGTTAATTTCAGAATTAAGGGAAATTAATGTCGCTATCATGAGgcatcataaaaatatatattttaaaaggcgAAGGCATTTCAAGCAGATATAGTTCTTGATGAAGCGAAAAGAACATGGATCTGGAATTTGGAAGACCTAGCTATTAGCTGCTACTAACCAACTCTGTGACTCTGGGAAAGGGGGACTCAGTTCTTAACTTCTGTAACATGAGGACACTGGACTATTTGAATTCAGAACTTAGAAAATTGGAAGGGACCTTAAAGCCCTCTAAGAAAGAGTTCGGGAATGTTCTCCATTGCTGTCACTTTTCCTCCAAAAATAACCGGGCTTGGAAGTTATTGGTCCAGTGGGAATTTGATTCCCCATAGAAATTGGAGAAAAGGTAATGCAAGCAGAGAGGGACAGCTGTATTTCTGCTTGAGTTATAAACCCACTAACAGATTCTGGTACGAATTGTGGAGACATAAAGATAATGAGTGTATGTACTTTAAGTGTACCAGTTTCCTCACTCTCTCCTGGCAGAAGATGCAGCACTTTTAGTGATTCTGGGATTCTGGGATGTGTTCCTGTTAATTCTAATACAGATGAAGAAGATGTGGTAGAGGAAAAGATGGTAGCGGAAGGAGTGAATAAAGAGGCCAAACAGCctgctaaaaagaaaagaaagaagggttTGCGAATTAAGGGGAAAAGGCGTCGAAAAAAATTGATTCTTGCCAAGAAGTTTAGTAAGGATTTGGGATCTGGGAGGCCTGTTGCAGATGCCCCTGCTTTGTTAGCTTCCAATGATGCTGAGCAGGATGAAGAAAGTCTTTTTGAGAGCAATATAGAAAAACAGATCTATCTGCCTAGTACTAGAGCCAAGACCTCCATTGTGTGGCACTTCTTTCATGTTGACCCCCAGTACACCTGGCGGGCTATTTGTAACCTCTGTGAGAAAAGCGTCAGCAGGGGTAAACCAGGTAGCCATCTTGGTACATCTACTCTTCAGCGACATCTGCAAGCAAGGCATTCACCTCATTGGACCAGGGCCAACAAGTTTGGAGTTACTAGTGGAGAGGAGGACTTTACCTTGGATGTATCTTTGTCTCCCTCTTCTGGAAGCAATGGAAGCTTTGAATATATTCCTACTGATCCATTAGATGATAATAGAATGGGTAAGAAGCATGATAAATCAGCATCTGATGCCCTAAGGGCAGAAAGAGGGAGATTTCTCATCAAAAGTAACATTGTCAAGCATGCTTTAATTCCTGGAACTAGAGCCAAGACATCTGCcgtttggaattttttttacaCTGATCCTCAACACATCTCAAGAGCTGTgtgtaatatatgtaaaagaagTGTGAGCCGGGGTAGGCCAGGGTCCCACTTAGGGACTTCAACACTTCAACGACACCTGCAAGCCACACATCCTATCCATTGGGCTGTTGCCAACAAAGACAGTGGTGCTGTTGCAAATGGATTAGATGAAGCTGAGACTGAGAGAAGTGATCTCTTGAGTGATACCTTGCATGGAGAAAAGTCTACAGGCAGCCAAGATTTAACAGCTGAGGACCTTAGTGACTCTGATTCAGATGAACCTATGTTAGAGGTTGAAAATAGATCTGAAAGTCCTATTCCCGTTGCAGAGCAAGGCACTCTGATGCATGCGCAGGAGAGAGAAACAACATGTTGTGGAAATCCAGTCTCAAGTCAAATAAGTCAGGCAATTATCCAAATGATTGTGGAGGATATGCATCCTTACAACTACTTCTCAACCCCAGCCTTTCAGAGGTTCATGCAGATTGTGGCCCCTGATTATAGGTTGCCATCAGAGACTTACTTTTTCACTAAGGCTGTACCTCAGTTATATGATTGTGTCAGAGaaaaaattttcttaactttagAGAATGTTCAAAGCCAAAAAATACACCTGACTGTTGACATATGGACCCATGACCCATCCACTGACTATTTTATTGTGACTGTACACTGGGTTTCTTTGGAAACTGCATCTTTTCTCAATAATGGCAGGATCCCCGATTTTAGAAAGTGGGCAGTGCTTTGTGTTACAGGTTTGGCTAAAGACTGTTTGATAACCAATATTTTACAAGAATTAAATGACCAGATTGGTCTGTGGCTTTCTCCAAATTTCCTTATCCCTAGCTTCATTGTTTCTGACAATTCCTCTAATGTGGTACATGCAATCAAAGATGGTGGTTTTACCCATGTGCCATGCTTCCTGCATTGTTTAAATATGGTCATTCAGGACTTCTTCTGTGAGCACAAAAGCATTGAGAATATGTTAGTGGCTGCTAGGAAAACCTGTCATCATTTTAGTCATTCGGTCAAGGCC
The genomic region above belongs to Piliocolobus tephrosceles isolate RC106 chromosome 1, ASM277652v3, whole genome shotgun sequence and contains:
- the ZBED6 gene encoding zinc finger BED domain-containing protein 6, with protein sequence MSVCTLSVPVSSLSPGRRCSTFSDSGILGCVPVNSNTDEEDVVEEKMVAEGVNKEAKQPAKKKRKKGLRIKGKRRRKKLILAKKFSKDLGSGRPVADAPALLASNDAEQDEESLFESNIEKQIYLPSTRAKTSIVWHFFHVDPQYTWRAICNLCEKSVSRGKPGSHLGTSTLQRHLQARHSPHWTRANKFGVTSGEEDFTLDVSLSPSSGSNGSFEYIPTDPLDDNRMGKKHDKSASDALRAERGRFLIKSNIVKHALIPGTRAKTSAVWNFFYTDPQHISRAVCNICKRSVSRGRPGSHLGTSTLQRHLQATHPIHWAVANKDSGAVANGLDEAETERSDLLSDTLHGEKSTGSQDLTAEDLSDSDSDEPMLEVENRSESPIPVAEQGTLMHAQERETTCCGNPVSSQISQAIIQMIVEDMHPYNYFSTPAFQRFMQIVAPDYRLPSETYFFTKAVPQLYDCVREKIFLTLENVQSQKIHLTVDIWTHDPSTDYFIVTVHWVSLETASFLNNGRIPDFRKWAVLCVTGLAKDCLITNILQELNDQIGLWLSPNFLIPSFIVSDNSSNVVHAIKDGGFTHVPCFLHCLNMVIQDFFCEHKSIENMLVAARKTCHHFSHSVKARQILQEFQNDHQLPWKNLKQDETGHWISTFYMLKWLLEHCYSVHHSLGRASGVVLTSLQWTLMTYVCDILTPFEEATQKVSVKTAGLNQVLPLIHHLLLSLQKLREDFQVRGITQALNLVDSLSLKLETDTLLSAMLKSKPCILATLLDPCFKNSLEDFFPQGADLETYKQFLAEEVCNYMESSPEICQIPTSEASCPSVTVGTDSFTSSLKEGTSNSGSVDSSAVDSCALGSKSFMFPSAVAVVDEYFKEKYSELSGGDDPLIYWQRKISIWPALTQVAIQYLSCPMCSWQSECIFTKNSHFHPKQIMSLDFDNIEQLMFLKMNLKNVNYDYSTLVLSWDPENEVVQSNEKEILP